The genomic interval CGCTGCTGGGCGTTCGCTGGGCCAGCCTGCGGCTGTCCAGCGCCAACACCCGCTGGGGCAGCGCCAAGGCCGACGGCTCCATCCGCCTGAACTGGCGCCTGCTGCACTACCGCCCGGCCATCATCGACTACGTGGTGGCGCACGAGCTGGCCCACCTGCGCGTGATGGACCACAGCCCCCGCTTCTGGGACACCGTGGCCACCGTGGTGCCGGACTACGCGCAGCTGCGCAGCCATCTCCGTGACGAACCCGCCCCTTTATGGTGAATCCCCCCTGAGTCGCCTTCGGCGCCTTCCCCCAAGGGGGACGACGCCCTCGCTGCGGGGCGGCCCTTGGCTTGCGTCCCTCGCGCCGGTCGCGCCCAGTTCAAACGTTTTGTCGAATGCCCAGAAAGGATCGAAACCATGACAAATACGCTCTCCTCCGTTTCTCCCGCCGAAGGCTATGCCGGTGACGTGACGCCCCAGCAGGCCTGGCAATGGGTGCAGGCCGGGCAGGCCGTGCTGGTGGACGTGCGCAGCGATGCCGAGCGCGAGTGGGTCGGCTACGTGCCCGGTGCCGCCGCCGCGGCCTGGAAGCAGTGGCCGGGCATGGCGATGAACGCCGACTTTGATGCCCAGATGCGCGCCGCGGTGCCCGAGGGCGCGCGGGCGGTGCTGCTGTGCCGCAGCGGCGTGCGCTCCATCGCCGCCGCGCGGCGCGCCACCGAGCTGGGTATCACCGCTTACAACATCCTCGAAGGGTTTGAGGGCGATGCGGATGGGCAAGGCCAGCGCGGCAAAAAGGGCGGCTGGCGCTTTCATGGCCTGCCGTGGAAGCAGGGATGAAGGCTGAGGACAACCCCCTGAGCGGCTGAGCCGCTTCCCCCTTCTCTCGAACCGCTGCGCGATTCGGGAAGGAGGACGATGCCCTCGCTGCGGGGCGGCCCTTGCTTGGCATCCCCGGTCCAAGCCGCGCCCATTCCCGGGTTTGGCTACTATCAAAAAAAAGAGCTGCCAGCGCTTGATGTACAAGCGCTGGCAGCTCTTTGGCCTTGAAGCCGAGAAAACTTACTTGGCCAGGGGAGGAATCCGCAGCTTCTGGCCAGGGTAGATCTTGTCGGGGTGGCTCAGCATCGGCTTGTTGGCCTCGAAGATCACGGGGTACTTGTTGGCGTCGCCGTAGAACTTCCTGGCGATGGCGCTCAGGGTGTCGCCGCGCACCACGTCGTGGTACTGGGCTTCGGGCTCGGGGTTGGTGACGTCCATCAGGTTCTCGACGCTGGTCACGCTGGCCACATTGCCGCAGCACAGGGTGACCTTTTCCTTGGCCGCCTGGGTGGGGGCTGTGCCCTTGACGGTGACCTTGCCCTGTGTGCCGTCGAACGCCACCTGCACATTGCTGGTGCCCAGGTTCTGCGAGGCGATATAGGTTTCGATGGCCTTGGCCGCCTTGGTGTTGAGCTCATCCTGTGTGGGGGGCGCTGCGGTGGTTGCCTGCGCTTCCTTGCCGCCAAACAGCTTTTCGCCGGCTTCCTTGATGAAACTGAAAAGACCCATGTCGTACCTCCTAATATTGCAGAAACAGGAAAGGCCACTGTAGCGGTAACTGGCGACCGTGTGGTGTCGGACAGGGGCGCGACACGATTTCTCGGGAGGGGCGTGGTGTGGGACTTGTCTGCGTGGGGCCTGTCTGCCCCGGAATCGGGCGGGCTCGCAAAACTCGGGATAATCCGCCGCATGACTTTCCTGGCCATCGACGTCGGTAACACCCGTCTCAAATGGGCGTTGTACGACGCTCCCCGCCCCGGGGCTGCGCTCATTGCGCATGGCGCCGAGTTCCTCGACCACATCGACCGCCTGGCCGAAGGCAGCTGGGCATCGCTGCCGCACCCGGAGCGCATGCTGGGCTGCGTGGTGGCGGGAGACGCCGTCAAACGCCGCGTGCAGGAGCAGATGGAGCTCTGGGATGTTGCCCCCTCGTGGGTGGTGTCGTCGGCGCAGGAGGCGGGGCTCACCAACGGCTACGACCACCCCTCGCGCCTGGGATCGGACCGCTGGGTGGCCATGATCGGCGCGCGCCACCATGTGCTGGCACGCGGCCCTGCACGGCCGCTGGTGGTGGTGATGGTGGGCACGGCGGTGACGGTGGAGTGCATCGACACCGACGGCCGCTTCATGGGCGGCCTCATCCTGCCCGGCCACGGCATCATGCTGCGCGCGCTCGAATCGGGCACCGCCGGCCTGCATGTGCCCACGGGTGAAGTGCGCCCGTTCCCCACCAACACCAGCGATGCACTGACCAGCGGCGGCACCTACGCCATCGCCGGTGCCGTGGAGCGCATGTACCAGCATCTGCTGCATCACTGCGGCCAGGAGCCCGCCTGCATCATGACCGGCGGCGCAGGCTGGAAGATGGCGCCCAGCATGACGCGGCCGTTCGAGCTGGTGGACAACCTGATTTTTGATGGGCTGCTGGAGATTGCTGCGCGGCGGTTTGGGGGCTGAGGTCTTTGTAACGCTGTCGCTGTATCAGTGCGACGCGGCTCTCTATGACCATTGATCTGCAAAACTGGCGCTGCCCAGGTCAGGGACACCAAGCAAGGGCCGTCCCGCAGCGAGGGTGTCGTCCCCCTTCCCGAATGGCGTAGCCAGTCGAGAGAAGGGGGAAGCGGCAAAGCCGCTCAGGGGGATGCCTCTTACTCCTCTTCCAGTTCAGCCCGCGCCATCTCCACATCCAGCCGTTCCATGGCATCCATCGGCTCGGCGGCGGCGGCCTTTTCGTACAGCGCGGTGGCTTCCTTCATCTTCTTGTCGCCTTCCAGCATGACCAGCGCGTTGGCGTACTCAATCATCGCAATGGCAGAGCCGGGGTTGAGCTTGAGCGCTTCCTGGAACAGCTTGAGGCCCGTGTCCTTCTTGGCGCCATAGGTCATGCCGCCAATCAGCGAGCCCACCTTGTCGATCACCTCGGCGTGGAACGCGCCCAGCGCAATGCGCGCATCGGCGTGTTTGGGTGATAAAGCGATGGCCTTCTCCAGCGAGTCCTTCACCTTGCCCCCCAACCCCTGCGCCAGTGCCTTGGCCACGCTGATGCCCTGGCTGTAGCGGCCCAGCGCATAGGCATGCCAGTACCAGGCATTGGCGTTATCGGGCTCTGCCGCCGCCTGGGCCTCCGCCCGTTCGGCCACCTGCATGAACAGGTCCAGGCGCGCCTTCTCCTTCGGCTCCAGGTAGTTGGCATAGATGGAGGTGGCCTTGTTGGCCGCAGTGATGCCTGCACCCCCGGCTGCCAGTCCCGCCGCCGCCGCTTTCTCAAAATCACCGTTGTGAAACAGCGCCCAGGCTTGCAGTGCGGCGGCGTCTTTGGGGCAGGGTTCGGCATCACCGCCATGCAGTCGTGCCCAGTGCTTCTTGACGCTCGCGGCGTCGAACTGGTAGTCGCCTGCGTGGGGGAAGGGGGTCCATTTGGCCATGGTGTGTCTCCGAGAGTTCTTGTTGGGGGTGTCTGTGGCGGGTGGGCTTTTTTTTATCAGCCTGGCGTTGCTGCGTAGGCACCGACCAGCTGCAGCAGGTGGGCCCGCTGGCTGCTTTCGAGGTAGGGCATGAGCAGGTTCAGCACATGGTGGGCACCACGCAGCAGCGCGGCCTGGGCGCTTTCGGGCTCCAGTGCGCGGCGCGGGTCGCGCACGTATTCAAAGCTGAGCCAGTAAGTGAGCACCACGACCATGCTGGTGGCGGTGGCCTCCAGTTCGCGCGAGTCGATGTGCAGCGCGTCTGCGCGCCCCATGCCGTCGAGCATGGCGCGCACGGCGCGGGTCTTGTTCTTGAGGATGGCCTGGAAGTGGGTTTCCAGGCGCCGGTTCTTGGACAGCAAGTCGTTGAGATCGCGGTACAGAAAACGGTACTGCCAGATCAGCTCGAACAGTGAGTGCATGAAGAACCAGGCGTCTTCCACATTGCGCACGCCATCGGCGGCGGCCAGCAGCTCGGTGAGCGCGGTTTCGTAGCGATCAAACAGCGCGTTGATCAGCTCGTCCTTGGCGGGGTAGTGGTAGTACAGGTTGCCGGGGCTGATGCGCAGCTCGGCCGAGATCAGGGTGGTGGAGACGTTGGGCTCGCCGAACCGGTTGAACAGGTCCAGCGTCACTTCCAGAATGCGTTCTGCGGTGCGGCGTGGCGCTTTCTTCACCATGTGTGCAGGCCCTTCGCGTCGTTGCGTGTCGTTGTTGCGTTGTCTCTGGTGGCTACTCTAACCCACGCAGTCATGCTGCAGTGCGACATGAAGGTGGGGTGCATATGCAGTACCCACGCCGCTTGTAGCGCACTTCATGGGTTTCACCAAAAAATGAAAAGCGGCCCAGACGCCGTGGCGCGTGGACCGCTGGGTGCGGGCTGAGGGCTTGCCAGTGGCAAGCCGGGATCAGCTGGCCGATGGCGTGCTGGTGGCCGCGGCGGTGGCACGAGTGGCGGTCTTCTTGGCCGCAGCCTTCTTGGCGGGGGCCTTGGCTGCGGGCTTGGCGGCTGCCTTGGCAGGCGCGGTCTTCTTAGCCGCAGCCTTCTTGGCAGGGGCTTTGGCGGCGGGCTTGGCAGTTGCCCTGGCGGGAGCAGCCTTGCTGCCCTTGGCCAGTGCGTCCACACGGGCGCTCAGGGCTTCCAGGTCGCGGGCCGAGGGCACGCCCAGCTTGGCCAGGGCCTTGGCCACACGGTCTTCAAAGATGTTCTCGAGCTTGTCCCACTGGCCCTGGGCCTTGGAGCCGATGTCGCTGGCCATGGTGGTCACGCGGCTGGTGGCTTCGGTGATCTTTTCTTCGGCCACGGCCTGGGTCTTGCGCTGGATGGTCAGGCCTTCCTTGACCAGGGCTTCAAACACCTTGCCACCTTCTTCCTGCGCCTTGGAGAAGGCGCCCAGGCCCGCCAGCCAGATCTGCTGGGCGGAGTCCTTGACGGTGCTGGACAGTTGGGCGTTGCTCTTCTTTTTGTCGGCGCTGAGTTTCTGCAGTTTCTTGACCATGGGGCCTCCGTTGTGCGGTTGGGGTGGATTTGCCAGGGCGGTTGGCCTCTGACGCATGGCCGCACTGTACGCCGCGTGACGCGCAAGGTGTAGGCGCGCGCTCCTAAAAATGTAGAGCGTGCCATCTAGCCTGCGCAGGCCAGGCTTGCCTAGTATCGGCGCGGGTTTGTGCTGAATCGGTGTGCGCGGCCCTTGGGCAAGAATGAAGTCATCTCAGAGGAGCTATCCATGCAGTATTTCGTGACGGGGGCAACGGGGTTCATTGGCAAGCGGCTGGTCAAGAAGCTGCTGGAGCGCAAAGGGGCGGTGGTCCACTTCCTGATCCGCAAGGAAAGTGCGGACAAGGTGGCGGACCTGCGCAGCTTCTGGGGCGTGGGGCCCACGCGTGCGGTCCCTGTGTTTGGCGACCTCACTGCGAAGAAGCTGGGAGTGGCGGCCGACGACGTGAAAAAGCTCAAGGGCCAGATCGACCATTTCTACCACCTGGCGGCGGTGTACGACCTGGCTG from Acidovorax sp. FHTAMBA carries:
- a CDS encoding rhodanese-like domain-containing protein; the encoded protein is MTNTLSSVSPAEGYAGDVTPQQAWQWVQAGQAVLVDVRSDAEREWVGYVPGAAAAAWKQWPGMAMNADFDAQMRAAVPEGARAVLLCRSGVRSIAAARRATELGITAYNILEGFEGDADGQGQRGKKGGWRFHGLPWKQG
- the lysM gene encoding peptidoglycan-binding protein LysM; amino-acid sequence: MGLFSFIKEAGEKLFGGKEAQATTAAPPTQDELNTKAAKAIETYIASQNLGTSNVQVAFDGTQGKVTVKGTAPTQAAKEKVTLCCGNVASVTSVENLMDVTNPEPEAQYHDVVRGDTLSAIARKFYGDANKYPVIFEANKPMLSHPDKIYPGQKLRIPPLAK
- a CDS encoding type III pantothenate kinase produces the protein MTFLAIDVGNTRLKWALYDAPRPGAALIAHGAEFLDHIDRLAEGSWASLPHPERMLGCVVAGDAVKRRVQEQMELWDVAPSWVVSSAQEAGLTNGYDHPSRLGSDRWVAMIGARHHVLARGPARPLVVVMVGTAVTVECIDTDGRFMGGLILPGHGIMLRALESGTAGLHVPTGEVRPFPTNTSDALTSGGTYAIAGAVERMYQHLLHHCGQEPACIMTGGAGWKMAPSMTRPFELVDNLIFDGLLEIAARRFGG
- a CDS encoding TetR/AcrR family transcriptional regulator — encoded protein: MVKKAPRRTAERILEVTLDLFNRFGEPNVSTTLISAELRISPGNLYYHYPAKDELINALFDRYETALTELLAAADGVRNVEDAWFFMHSLFELIWQYRFLYRDLNDLLSKNRRLETHFQAILKNKTRAVRAMLDGMGRADALHIDSRELEATATSMVVVLTYWLSFEYVRDPRRALEPESAQAALLRGAHHVLNLLMPYLESSQRAHLLQLVGAYAATPG
- a CDS encoding phasin family protein, which codes for MVKKLQKLSADKKKSNAQLSSTVKDSAQQIWLAGLGAFSKAQEEGGKVFEALVKEGLTIQRKTQAVAEEKITEATSRVTTMASDIGSKAQGQWDKLENIFEDRVAKALAKLGVPSARDLEALSARVDALAKGSKAAPARATAKPAAKAPAKKAAAKKTAPAKAAAKPAAKAPAKKAAAKKTATRATAAATSTPSAS